One genomic segment of Vulcanisaeta thermophila includes these proteins:
- a CDS encoding glycoside hydrolase family 15 protein, with product MRSVVLSNGSLAVLYDENYYIRDIYYPLLGQRHNHSYNGHFKVGLWHDGKFTWLEGIRDKEIRLSGSRAWLKAHWDGLEINMEDTVLISRPALVRHVSIKGPGLVRVIFYHDFRLEGYEIGDTAFYDSSLDAVFHYKGNTWFGIASTHEIYEYTTGRRDLNVVLPDCEDGILSKNPIAQGSVASAVSIAYPEFWYFIVAGDSYRNVMRLILNLRDHVKTYFTRSLNYWNNITSEYADDELAMQSLAVLLSHMGVNGSIPASLDTSVMKFNLDTYAYVWPRDAAFVAMALDMAGYHTFTKRFYEYIFKLFGDEGFLFQKYNPSGTWGSTWHPWTIRSKRALNIQEDETATVVFAFWKYFLKTRDYDLLRDVYDVITRAADFMTNFRDSKLGLPLESFDPWEERLGVHTYTAASVYAGLIAASNLAKALGEYENADKWEKAAIEVREGIRNYLFDRERGVFYRMINVDDGKMVNVDKTVDSSIMGVFLFEVFDAFEPILESTVNMVINKLWVRTIGGVARYENDYYMRVPGDYSGIPGNPWIITTLWVAEYYAAKGDLQRARELINWVHKVKTPTNLLPEQVSPFDGSPTSVVPLLWSHAEYLRAYLMMRRASVPSVV from the coding sequence ATGAGGAGTGTGGTCCTGAGTAATGGCTCCCTGGCGGTTCTCTACGATGAGAATTACTACATTAGGGACATTTACTACCCATTACTCGGGCAACGCCATAATCACTCATACAATGGCCACTTCAAGGTGGGTCTCTGGCATGATGGTAAGTTCACCTGGCTTGAGGGCATACGCGATAAGGAGATTAGGCTCAGTGGTTCGAGAGCCTGGCTCAAGGCCCATTGGGACGGCCTTGAGATTAACATGGAGGACACGGTCTTAATATCGAGACCAGCGTTGGTGAGGCACGTGTCGATAAAGGGTCCTGGGCTTGTTAGGGTCATATTCTACCACGACTTTAGGCTTGAGGGTTATGAGATTGGGGATACCGCGTTTTACGATAGCTCCCTGGATGCGGTATTTCATTACAAGGGCAATACGTGGTTCGGCATTGCGAGCACTCACGAAATTTATGAGTACACGACAGGCAGGAGGGACCTTAACGTGGTGCTTCCCGACTGTGAGGATGGAATTCTTAGTAAGAACCCCATTGCCCAGGGCTCCGTTGCATCCGCAGTATCCATAGCATACCCAGAGTTTTGGTACTTCATTGTGGCGGGTGATTCGTACAGGAACGTCATGAGGTTAATACTCAACCTCAGGGATCACGTGAAGACGTACTTCACAAGGTCCCTGAATTACTGGAATAACATAACCTCCGAGTATGCTGATGATGAACTGGCCATGCAGAGCTTAGCGGTTTTACTCAGCCACATGGGTGTTAATGGTTCCATACCGGCCTCCCTCGACACCTCGGTAATGAAGTTCAACCTGGACACGTACGCGTATGTGTGGCCCAGGGACGCGGCCTTCGTGGCCATGGCCCTGGACATGGCTGGTTACCACACATTCACCAAGAGGTTCTATGAGTACATATTCAAACTCTTTGGGGACGAGGGGTTCCTCTTCCAAAAGTACAACCCAAGTGGTACCTGGGGCTCCACGTGGCACCCCTGGACCATTAGGAGTAAGAGGGCGTTGAATATTCAGGAGGATGAGACTGCCACGGTGGTTTTCGCCTTCTGGAAGTACTTCCTAAAGACCAGGGATTATGACCTGCTTAGGGATGTGTATGACGTGATCACAAGGGCCGCGGACTTCATGACAAACTTCAGGGATTCAAAACTGGGCCTCCCCCTGGAGAGCTTTGATCCCTGGGAGGAGAGGCTTGGGGTTCACACGTACACGGCAGCCTCAGTATACGCTGGCCTCATTGCCGCCAGTAACCTGGCCAAGGCCCTTGGTGAGTATGAAAACGCCGATAAGTGGGAGAAGGCTGCCATTGAGGTTAGGGAGGGTATTAGGAATTACCTGTTTGATAGAGAGCGTGGTGTATTCTATAGGATGATTAATGTGGATGATGGTAAGATGGTTAATGTGGACAAGACCGTGGACTCAAGCATAATGGGTGTGTTCCTATTCGAGGTTTTCGACGCGTTCGAGCCCATACTGGAGAGTACGGTGAACATGGTAATCAATAAGTTATGGGTCAGGACCATAGGGGGTGTGGCGCGTTATGAGAATGATTACTACATGAGGGTGCCCGGCGATTACAGCGGTATACCCGGTAATCCATGGATAATCACCACACTCTGGGTTGCTGAGTACTACGCAGCAAAGGGTGACCTGCAGAGGGCTAGGGAACTCATTAATTGGGTTCATAAGGTGAAGACCCCCACTAACCTACTGCCCGAGCAGGTGAGCCCCTTTGATGGCTCACCAACGTCCGTAGTACCCCTCCTATGGAGCCACGCAGAGTACCTGAGGGCTTACCTAATGATGAGGAGGGCGTCGGTACCCAGTGTTGTTTAA